In one Spirosoma rigui genomic region, the following are encoded:
- a CDS encoding TetR/AcrR family transcriptional regulator, whose protein sequence is MGIIERRLRQKVEVRTSILQAAWQLVLEEGWQALSIRKIADAIEYSVPVIYTHFENKDAILQEFTKEGFRLLAEEVTKQRDSQDDPSLQLEAIAQGYWDFAFAHKEYYQLMFGLGIPPCEQVNQVSEMKQFSNVLISVIQEVISASRQPETDAFLKFHTYWSILHGLVSIQMIDKQARVNPWSQLVLKDAVDGYIKALKG, encoded by the coding sequence ATGGGAATCATCGAGCGTCGGTTACGGCAAAAGGTAGAAGTAAGAACCAGCATTTTACAGGCAGCCTGGCAACTGGTCCTGGAAGAAGGCTGGCAGGCACTTTCTATCCGCAAGATTGCCGATGCCATAGAATATAGCGTTCCGGTGATTTATACACATTTTGAGAACAAGGATGCGATTCTGCAGGAATTTACCAAAGAAGGATTTCGCTTGCTGGCCGAAGAGGTGACGAAGCAGCGGGATAGCCAGGACGATCCCAGTCTGCAACTGGAAGCTATTGCCCAGGGGTATTGGGATTTCGCCTTTGCTCACAAAGAATACTACCAGCTTATGTTTGGCTTGGGCATTCCACCCTGTGAGCAGGTTAATCAGGTGAGCGAAATGAAGCAGTTTTCCAATGTGCTTATCTCCGTCATTCAGGAAGTAATCAGTGCCAGCCGCCAACCTGAGACGGATGCCTTCCTCAAGTTTCATACGTACTGGTCTATTCTGCACGGATTGGTGTCCATTCAGATGATTGACAAGCAGGCACGGGTAAATCCCTGGAGCCAGCTTGTTTTGAAGGACGCCGTTGATGGGTACATCAAGGCGCTGAAAGGCTAA